The genomic DNA AGAACCGTATTTTGATTACACGCTGCTCGAAGAAGACGGTAAACGGGAAATCATGTTGTATGCGGCACCAAACGAAGCGTTAAAACAGTACATGGAACTATTCCGGAAAAAACATATCCGTCTCGTGGCAGCGGAGCCCCAGCCACTGGCAACGTTTTTTGGTCTCGATGCGCTGTATGAGGTCGAAGCCGACAGTAATCTATTGATTTGGAACGTCAACGCGACGAATCATCAGCTGATCATCATTGAAGACAAGATACCGCGTCTGATTCGTTCGGTCGATACGTTTGTCGCGAATGCCTGGGAAGTCGATGTCATCGAGGACCGGTTGCATTACCGGTATCAATCGGACGATGCCAACGTCGAATTCATCTTGGAAGAGATGTTACTGGAATTTTCACGTGTGCTTGATTTCTATCGCTTCTCGTTAGCACGGGACGGGCGGGAAATTAGCCGTGTCATGCTGACTGGAGATTTTCCGTTTCAAGAGGAGCTGGTCCGCCGGTTTGAAACGAACTTTGATGTCCGGTTGGAACAAGTACCGGATGTACTTGATGTGGCAGGTCAATCGATTCCAAAAGCTTACTTACCCCTCGTTGGATTAGCAACGGTCCACAAAGACCGGATTAACTTGTTGCCGGACAGTGATGTGGCTCCTAAGTTTCCACTGGTAGCTTCCCTCATCCTGTTGCTATTCGGCGGGATAGCCGGAGGATATCTCTACTGGCAGACCGATCAATTTGCCGACCGGATCGAAACCGCGAACAACCAGATTCAAATCGTCCGGACGCTACAATCGGAATCGGCCCAATCCGCCAAACAAGAAGTCGCGCAGCTCAAGCAGACAGTTGACGGGCTTGAAGCGACACCACGTCCGGCTGTTCCGGCTCTTGAACGGATTACGCGATATTTGCCGGAACGCGGCTATATCCTGCAGTTTGCTTATGGCGCCGACCATCTCGTAACAATGAACGCTCAGTTCGAGACGCTCGAAGAGTTAAACGGATTTTACCGTCAATTGTTGACGGACACGGCCTTCACCGGAGTGACGTTAACGAGTGTCACGACGAAAACGATGAATGAAGAGGCGGAAGTCGTCACATCGACGACAATTGATCCGACGACCGGTCAAGAAATTCCATCGACGACAATTACGCCGACGGATGATACGGAGACGGAAGAACCCCGTTATATCGGACAATTCGGTCTGACGGTCGTTCCGGCAGAAGTCATCAAAGGGGAAACGAACCAGGCGGATCCTGATGCGCCGAAGGAAGACGCGGTGACGGATGCCGTGGTCGATCCTGAATCGGAAGCAACTGAAACGGTGGAACCGCCGACGACAGACACCGGTACAGATGCAAACGAACCGGTATCGACTGAAGTAGAGGAGGTGGAAGAAAATTGAAACGATACAGTGGTCTCATTCTTCTTGCCTTGACGATCGTCCTGATTGTCGGCGGCCTCTCTTACTTCGGCTATACGACGTATACGACTTACCAGGAAATGAAACAAACCGAAGCGACGCTTGAGCGGGAACAGATGGCGCTTGAAGCAGCGAAGGCGAATGAACAGAAAGTGGATGTCGCCGAATCCAGCTTTCTTCAAAAACAAGTCCCGGTCGTACCAGCGAATGATGACGTGATTGATGCAATCAATGCGGCCAGTCAAATTGCCGGTGTGAAAGTCCAAGCTATCACGTTTGGTGCAACCGGAACGGAAGCAGCTCCTGCATCGCCGGTCCAGTCAACGCCTGCCGTCGATGGTGCGATGGCAACAGAATCCGAGACGGAAGCTGCCCAGACGGCAGAGACACCGGTTGCGACCACAACCGCGACGGCACTGCCAGCTTCTTTGACGGTCGAGGCTCCGTCCTATCTTGAACTGATGGCCTTCCTCAAACAGATCGAACGGACGGACCGGATTACGATTTTACGTCAAATTCAGCTGACAGGTCCGGATGAACCCGGTCCGGGAAGCCAGATGATCGTATTAGAGGACGAGATGATGTCCTTTACGGTGGAAATCGAAAGTTACTACCGCCCGGATTTGACGCAGCTGATTCCGGATAAACAGACGCCTCTTCAAGAGACGACACCTAAATCGGATCCGTTTGTCGATGTTACAGATAATTAATCAAAAAACAGGTGTTGCTCTGACTCGGAGCGGCACTTGTTTTTCGTTATACTGAAAGTTGATTCCAGTAAGACTGGTCGAAAAAGAAGGAAAAGAGCGTGATAATGATGATAACGCAACACCCATTGATTCTGGCTTCAGCATCTCCGAGACGGACTGAACTGTTACGGCAGATTGGTGTGCCCCATACGATACGGCCGGCCGATGTGTTGGAGGAAGCCCCATACCCGATGACGGCTGACGAGTACGTGATGTATTTATCACGGAAAAAAGCGCGTACCGTAGCGAAGCCCGGGGAAATCGTTCTGGCAGCGGATACGGTCGTGGCACTGGATCACCACATTCTTGAAAAACCGGCCGATCAACCGGCGGCCCTCGAAATGTTACGGCGGTTATCTGGACGAACGCATGAAGTCGTGACCGGGGTGACGCTTTTGCAGGATGAACGAGAGGAGACGTTCACAATTACGACGACCGTCCGATTCTGTGATATTCCGGAAAGCTGGATGTTCGCTTATGTCGCGACGAAAGAACCGTATGACAAAGCGGGCGGATACGGCATTCAAGGAAAAGGCGGTCTGTTCGTCGAAGCGATTGACGGGGATTATTATAATGTCGTCGGTTTACCGATCAATCCGATCAGCCGTCGTCTCGAAACGTTTGGAATCAAGCCGATGTTCGCGTAATTCCTTGTACAGAAAGGTCGGATGAAGTGATTGAATGGCCAAAAGATATGATTCAGTTAAAGGGGTTGGCACAGGCGACGACGGTGGAACTATTAGCATGTCTCGTCCGCAGCGGGACGCGGAACCGGAGTCCACTTGAAATTGCCGAGGATTTACTCGATATCTATCCGTCGCTGATCGAACTTGAAGCGGCAGGGGTCGGCGGACTGGAAAAGGCACCGGGCGTCGGAAAAGCAAAGGCGCTCCAAATCATGGCAGGACTTGAACTCGGCCGACGTCTTGTCACGGAACCGAAATGGGTCCGCCCGGTCGTCCGCTCACCGGATGATGCCGCTGAATTATTGATGGAAGAGATGCGTCTCTATCAGCAGGAACACTTTATCTGTCTGTACTTGAATACGAAAAATGAGGTTATTTCGAAAAAAACACTGTTTATCGGTGGACTCAATACATCGATTGTTCACCCGCGCGACATATTTCGGGAGGCGATCCGTTGTTCGGCGGCAAGTTTCATAGCCGTCCACAATCACCCGTCCGGTGATCCGACGCCGAGCCGCGAAGATATCGAAGTCTCGGAACGAATGGTCGAGGCCGGGAGATTGATCGGAATCAGTTGCATCGATCACCTCGTCATCGGGCATGGACAATTTATTAGTATGAAACAGCGGGGATTTATGTAAGAATAACGTCTGAGGGGGAACGATGCTTCCTGACCTCAGGCGTTTTTACTTTTGTAGCGACCAATGAACTGTAAACAAGCTGTAACGTTTTAACGCTTTCCTAGGAAGGCTTTTCCGTTATAATTAGTGAAGTGTATTCTCAGAGAGGGGTTTTTTGAATAATGTTTGGATCATTTAGCCGTGAAATCGGCATTGACTTAGGTACGGCAAATACGCTCGTTTATGTGAAGGGGCAAGGAATCGTCGTGCGCGAACCTTCTGTCGTCGCATTCCGTACCGATACAGGAAAGATTGAAGCAGTAGGTAATGCAGCAAAAAACATGATTGGACGGACACCGGGAAACGTGACGGCACGACGCCCGATGAAAGATGGGGTTATCGCCGATTATGAAACAACGGCTACGATGATCAAATACTTCATGGATCAAGCAACGAAGAAAAAAGGATTATTTTCGTCTAAAACAAACGTCATGATTTGTGTACCAAGCGGTATCACATCCGTTGAAAAACGTGCGGTCGAAGACGCAGCGAAACTCGCTGGTGCACGCGAAGCCTATACGATTGAAGAGCCGTTTGCAGCAGCAATCGGAGCAGGTCTTCCGGTTTCTGAACCAACGGGATCCATGGTCGTCGATATCGGTGGCGGAACGACGGAAGTTGCTGTCATCTCACTTGGCGGTATCGTCACAAGCCAATCGATTCGTGTCGGTGGAGATGAGATGGACGAGTCCATCATTCGTTACATCAAATCGAAATACAATCTGATGATTGGTGAGCGGACGGCTGAAACGTTGAAAATGACGATCGGTTA from Exiguobacterium sibiricum 7-3 includes the following:
- a CDS encoding fimbrial assembly protein, whose amino-acid sequence is MAQARRRGTYIYFNFTDVGIFGAVVKKGVIKRRGVVSLPPGTLQGGWLQPEASLDLIFDSLLAKLKVPRGSQAVLAIDGSLVLARKLEIPETVETNQIRGYLFMELGHSIVLPFEEPYFDYTLLEEDGKREIMLYAAPNEALKQYMELFRKKHIRLVAAEPQPLATFFGLDALYEVEADSNLLIWNVNATNHQLIIIEDKIPRLIRSVDTFVANAWEVDVIEDRLHYRYQSDDANVEFILEEMLLEFSRVLDFYRFSLARDGREISRVMLTGDFPFQEELVRRFETNFDVRLEQVPDVLDVAGQSIPKAYLPLVGLATVHKDRINLLPDSDVAPKFPLVASLILLLFGGIAGGYLYWQTDQFADRIETANNQIQIVRTLQSESAQSAKQEVAQLKQTVDGLEATPRPAVPALERITRYLPERGYILQFAYGADHLVTMNAQFETLEELNGFYRQLLTDTAFTGVTLTSVTTKTMNEEAEVVTSTTIDPTTGQEIPSTTITPTDDTETEEPRYIGQFGLTVVPAEVIKGETNQADPDAPKEDAVTDAVVDPESEATETVEPPTTDTGTDANEPVSTEVEEVEEN
- a CDS encoding Maf family protein; translation: MITQHPLILASASPRRTELLRQIGVPHTIRPADVLEEAPYPMTADEYVMYLSRKKARTVAKPGEIVLAADTVVALDHHILEKPADQPAALEMLRRLSGRTHEVVTGVTLLQDEREETFTITTTVRFCDIPESWMFAYVATKEPYDKAGGYGIQGKGGLFVEAIDGDYYNVVGLPINPISRRLETFGIKPMFA
- the radC gene encoding RadC family protein — its product is MIQLKGLAQATTVELLACLVRSGTRNRSPLEIAEDLLDIYPSLIELEAAGVGGLEKAPGVGKAKALQIMAGLELGRRLVTEPKWVRPVVRSPDDAAELLMEEMRLYQQEHFICLYLNTKNEVISKKTLFIGGLNTSIVHPRDIFREAIRCSAASFIAVHNHPSGDPTPSREDIEVSERMVEAGRLIGISCIDHLVIGHGQFISMKQRGFM
- a CDS encoding rod shape-determining protein, which produces MFGSFSREIGIDLGTANTLVYVKGQGIVVREPSVVAFRTDTGKIEAVGNAAKNMIGRTPGNVTARRPMKDGVIADYETTATMIKYFMDQATKKKGLFSSKTNVMICVPSGITSVEKRAVEDAAKLAGAREAYTIEEPFAAAIGAGLPVSEPTGSMVVDIGGGTTEVAVISLGGIVTSQSIRVGGDEMDESIIRYIKSKYNLMIGERTAETLKMTIGYARIDEESENETMEIRGRDLVTGLPKQIEVTSAEICDALSDTVDAILAGVKHTLEQTPPELSADVMDRGIVLTGGGALLKNLDAVIEDETRILTLVAENALDCVAIGTGKSLEMMNVLRSKSGISQKR